A stretch of DNA from Allomeiothermus silvanus DSM 9946:
GGCCGTAGCAAGCACCTCCAGACCCGGCAAGCGCTGCTCGAGCAAGCTACCCAGTATGTGCTCGAGCATGGACTACAAGACCTCTCCCTGCGCCCTTTGGCTCAGGCTTTAGGTACCAATGCCCGGATGCTGATCTACCACTTTGGCTCGCGGGAGCATCTAGTCGCCGAGGTACTTACCCTGGCTGTATCCCGCCAGCAAGCAGCTATGCAAGCCCTGGCGACAGAGCAACGCTTTGCAAGCCTGGGGGAATTGCTTGGAGCTTTCTGGGAGCGCTTGACCGCCCCCCAATCCCGGGCTTTTTTGCGTCTGTTGTTTGAGGTAGACGTGTTGGGATTCTCAGGTCATCCGGTGTATGCGGGTTTTTCCAAGGCCGCACTGGAGGGCTGGGTAGGGTTGATCGAAAGCCTGCTCGAGCGAATCCTGGGGCAAGGTGATCACCGGAGTCTAGCCACCAACATCGTCGCGAGCTTTAACGGGCTAGTCCTCGATCTGCTGGCGACGAAAGATGAAGCTCGCGTAAATCGGGCTTTCCAAGCTTTTGTGAAGACACTCGCGTTGTCCAGCAGATGACGGAACCCCCGCGAAGGTTCCCCCGCACCCTGGCTCAGTCCAGGATGAAGCGGTCTTCGGTGCCGTGCAGCCGTACTCGCTTGATAATGCGTTGGTCGCTATCGGAGCCCTCGAGGGTCATCGCTACCACGCTCACCAAATGGCGAATTGGGCTACGCAAAACCTTTTTGGTGAGGGTTTCCTCGACCTGGAAAATTCCCGCGGAGTTGTTCATGTACACCTGGATCTCCACTGGGGTGCGCTCCCCCTTGAGGATATGCACCTCGTCCACCGCCAGCGCGCTGATCGAGTGGATATCCACTGAGCCCAACGCGAAAGCCTTGCGCCCACGCCCCTTGGTGATGTCGGTGCCGTCGGCCACTGCGGTAATGCCGCCTTCTACGGTAAGGGGTTCGGGAGAGAGGTCGTGGCAGTTGATACCGTGCAGGATAAACGAGCGTAGCTTGACCCGCTGTTCGGGATCGGAGTAGATCTGCCCCAGGATGCGATCCACGATAGGGATGGCCAGCATCACACTGAACCCCTCATGGGCTACCCGATGCACCTGGTTGCCGATATCGTGGAGCATGGTCGAGAGGAGAACTACCAAGAAGGTATCCTCGAGGTTCCCCGCCCCACTCTCCACCACATCGAGCTTGGCCCCCGACTTGGCGATGAGCGAGAGGATCGCCACACTGGCAGCTCCGGTGAGCATAGCGTGAACCCGCCCGTGGTCGTTATAGCCCAGCTTGCGCATGGTGATGTAGTTCGCCATGTCCCAGTGGGCTTTGGCTTCGGAGTCGTTGTAGAGGATCTCATAAGCCTGGAGGGCACGGGGGTACCCTTTGAGCGCTTCGCGAATGGACTGGTCCGCCTCGAGGTAGAGCTTGGTTTTGGGGCTTGAAACTAAAACTACGCGTTCTTGCACGTTGACGTTGGCTTCTGACACACCCCATGGTACGCCATCCCTATCCTGGGGGGAAGGCATTTGCTCACGCTTCTAAACGTTTCTTATAACGTCAACCCGCACATAGCCCGGCGACGCTCCGGTTCACCCCATGCCCGAAGGCCAAGAGGGGAACGGTTTGTTCACAAAGCTCACCGACCTTGCGGTCAGGCCCTTACTCGCCCTTGAAATTCGCCGCCCGCTTCTCCAGGAAGGCCTTCGTCCCTTCCTTCATGTCCTGGGTCTGGCAAGCCAGGCCGAAGAGATCGGCTTCGATCTCGAGAGCCTCCGCCAAATCCAGGTTCTCACCGCGCGACACCGACTCCTTGGCCAGTGCCAGGGCTACCGGGCCGTTCTTGAGGATCTGCCGGGCTAGCTCCTGGGCCGCTTGCAGGGCATCCTCGGCTACCCGGTTGACCAGGCCCAGCTGCAAAGCCTCCTCGGCAGGG
This window harbors:
- a CDS encoding TetR/AcrR family transcriptional regulator, with product MGRSKHLQTRQALLEQATQYVLEHGLQDLSLRPLAQALGTNARMLIYHFGSREHLVAEVLTLAVSRQQAAMQALATEQRFASLGELLGAFWERLTAPQSRAFLRLLFEVDVLGFSGHPVYAGFSKAALEGWVGLIESLLERILGQGDHRSLATNIVASFNGLVLDLLATKDEARVNRAFQAFVKTLALSSR
- a CDS encoding phosphohydrolase; the encoded protein is MQERVVLVSSPKTKLYLEADQSIREALKGYPRALQAYEILYNDSEAKAHWDMANYITMRKLGYNDHGRVHAMLTGAASVAILSLIAKSGAKLDVVESGAGNLEDTFLVVLLSTMLHDIGNQVHRVAHEGFSVMLAIPIVDRILGQIYSDPEQRVKLRSFILHGINCHDLSPEPLTVEGGITAVADGTDITKGRGRKAFALGSVDIHSISALAVDEVHILKGERTPVEIQVYMNNSAGIFQVEETLTKKVLRSPIRHLVSVVAMTLEGSDSDQRIIKRVRLHGTEDRFILD